CATCGAAGATAGATTCGGCTAAAAAGCGATTAAATAACCAAGACtcagaaagagaaagagaagagaGAGAGGGTAAAGGTGGGCTTAATGTGGAAATTCATCCGCTATTACGAAATAATGCTCCAGCACGTACATTACCTAAAAATCATAATCCGTTAAAGCAAAACGTTAAAAAGTGGTTTGATCCTACGGCTATCAATCCATATTTGAACCAAGATGATATGTCGGGACCAATTACGGCACAGCATAGACCAAGAACATTACAATTCAACGAACAGGGGAAGTATATTGCAAAGGGAAATGAATTGagagaaaaattgaaaaaggaacaagaagaagtgGTCAAATACCAAGAAACTCAAGAAAAGGGATTGACAGCGGATGAAAATTTAGGGGAACATTTATACAAACTGCAATATCCACCGGTTGTTGAATGGTGGGACAGACCGTATTTGAAAGACCGTAATTACAATAACATTACAGATGAATCACGTCTCATATATGACAACGAAATCGCTCCCatttctatatatatacaacATCCTGTGTTGATACCGCCTCCTTGGGAAAGACATATGCCAGACGCGAAACCTATGTATCTAAcgaagaaagaattgaagagaATAAGACGAAATGATAGACATGAAAAACAAAAGGATATGCAAGATCGTATAAAGCTAGGGTTGGATCCTCCTCCCCCACCGAAAgtgaaattatcaaatctAATGAACGTATTGACCAACGAAGCAATTAAAGACCCTACGGCAGTGGAAATGAAAGTTCGAGAAGAAGTCGAAGAAAGGCATTTAAAACACATGCAAGAGAATGAAGAACGGAAGTTGactaaagaagaaaggcttgcaaaaattcaaaaccAACACGAaaaaaatcttgaaaaGGGATATCATACCACagtattcaaaattgataagCTTTCGAATCCCAGAAACTTCTACAAAATTGATATCAATGCTAAGCAGTTGGGATTATATGGAATATGTTTGTTGAATCccaaattcaatttgatcATTGTGGAAGGTGGAGCTAAAAGCATCAAGTTCTACAAAAGGCTATTAACGCAGAGGATCGATTGGACTGAGAACATTGCTCCTAAGGTATCGGATGATCTAAACTCCCCTGATATAT
This is a stretch of genomic DNA from Debaryomyces hansenii CBS767 chromosome G complete sequence. It encodes these proteins:
- a CDS encoding DEHA2G05566p (similar to uniprot|Q03338 Saccharomyces cerevisiae YDR473C PRP3 Splicing factor); protein product: MSYRKRPFEKNGNGESKRIKESSSTDTTDAIARAKARLLEKNKNGTPEQTGHRHSNNPHRVDTLSSKIDSAKKRLNNQDSEREREEREGKGGLNVEIHPLLRNNAPARTLPKNHNPLKQNVKKWFDPTAINPYLNQDDMSGPITAQHRPRTLQFNEQGKYIAKGNELREKLKKEQEEVVKYQETQEKGLTADENLGEHLYKSQYPPVVEWWDRPYLKDRNYNNITDESRLIYDNEIAPISIYIQHPVLIPPPWERHMPDAKPMYLTKKELKRIRRNDRHEKQKDMQDRIKLGLDPPPPPKVKLSNLMNVLTNEAIKDPTAVEMKVREEVEERHLKHMQENEERKLTKEERLAKIQNQHEKNLEKGYHTTVFKIDKLSNPRNFYKIDINAKQLGLYGICLLNPKFNLIIVEGGAKSIKFYKRLLTQRIDWTENIAPKVSDDLNSPDISPEQIEDLSDNKCSLLWEGQIKEIKFKKWSIMRTSNDDEAFDVLNRFGVINYWREALVIDN